The Streptomyces sp. NBC_00597 DNA segment CCCCTGCCCCCCGCAGAAGTGTCACTGACGGGGACCGCGGCGGCCGCCGGTCAGGCGCCTGCACGGTCCCCGGCCGCGCGCTACTTCGCGCCGGCCTCGCCGTCGCCCTTGCCGTCCTTGGGCTCGGAGTCGTCCGCGTCGTCGGCCTTGGCCTCGCCCGCCTTCGGCTCCTCGGCCTCGGGCTCGTCCTTCTTGCCCAGGTCGAGCTTCGGGGCGTCGGCCTCGTCCGCGCCCTTGTCCAGGGTCAGCGAAGACGCGTCGTCCGGAACGACCGGCGTGTCGATCGTCAGATCATCACTGGCGCCGTGGACGATGCGGTTGTACTCCGCGTCATCCAGGACGGCACCGATGGA contains these protein-coding regions:
- the yajC gene encoding preprotein translocase subunit YajC, which codes for MNLVTLLPFIVLIGAMFLMTRSAKKKQQAAAQMRDHMTPGTGVRTIGGMYATVKEIGEDTVTLEVAPGVHAIYAKNSIGAVLDDAEYNRIVHGASDDLTIDTPVVPDDASSLTLDKGADEADAPKLDLGKKDEPEAEEPKAGEAKADDADDSEPKDGKGDGEAGAK